Proteins co-encoded in one Aspergillus luchuensis IFO 4308 DNA, chromosome 6, nearly complete sequence genomic window:
- a CDS encoding uncharacterized protein (COG:Q;~EggNog:ENOG410PG3J;~InterPro:IPR026992,IPR027443,IPR005123;~PFAM:PF03171,PF14226;~go_function: GO:0016491 - oxidoreductase activity [Evidence IEA];~go_process: GO:0055114 - oxidation-reduction process [Evidence IEA]): MPARLIDRYDHVPVTKEDLDWAELITLDLSQYDQPGGKESLVEQLDHAVRHVGFFYVKNFNISQEEIDRQFALGREFYALPLEEKLKYHSSADLDRGEYNGYRPAGHRILGNGIKDNVQVYNIPKFDGYHQRQQPAILADNIDEIEQFSRKCHTEVVEKLLRLFAILLELPDEDQLVRDHQYDVKGEDHLRYMHYAARGAELNKKVGGLYSPGHTDLGTVTLLFRQPVAALQILNSEGQWKWVRPQDGTITINTCDALTALTGGLIKSSIHRVHVPPADQAHVDRLGVLYFARPNNHVVLDPIKNSPLLNRLGLTKNVFTELGQHLTTEQWVKARQTQQQRRTREAKVSEDGKYSYGDKDLQILPGLDAKVYN, translated from the exons CGGCAAGGAATCGCTCGTTGAGCAGCTAGACCACGCTGTTCGTCATGTTG GATTCTTTTACGTCAAGAACTTCAACATCAGCCAAGAGGAAATCGACCGCCAGTTCGCTCTGGGTCGCGAGTTCTACGCTCTTCCACTTGAAGAGAAGCTCAAGTACCACAGCAGCGCCGATCTGGATAGAGGAGAATACAACGGCTACCGGCCAGCTGGGCACCGAAT TCTTGGCAACGGAATCAAGGACAACGTCCAAGTCTACAACATCCCCAAGTTTGATGGGTATCATCAGCGCCAGCAACCAGCAATCCTGGCCGACAATATTGACGAAATTGAGCAGTTCAGCCGG aaatgCCACACGGAAGTAGTCGAGAAgcttctccgcctcttcgCCATTCTGCTCGAACTACCCGACGAAGACCAACTCGTCCGAGACCACCAGTACGATGTAAAGGGCGAGGACCACCTCCGCTACATGCACTACGCCGCACGTGGTGCCGAGCTCAACAAGAAGGTCGGGGGACTATACTCTCCCGGTCATACCGATCTGGGCACGGTGACCCTGCTCTTCCGACAACCCGTGGCCGCGTTGCAGATCCTCAACTCGGAAGGACAGTGGAAATGGGTCCGCCCGCAGGATGGAACCATTACTATCAATACCTGTGATGCGTTGACTGCCCTCACGGGGGGGTTGATCAAATCGAGCATTCATCGGGTTCATGTTCCTCCTGCTGATCAGGCGCATGTGGATCGGTTGGGTGTTTTGTATTTTGCCAG GCCGAACAACCACGTAGTCTTGGATCCGATCAAGAACAGTCCCCTGCTTAACCGGCTCGGGCTCACTAAGAATGTCTTTACGGAGTTGGGACAGCATTTGACTACTGAGCAGTGGGTCAAGGCGCGGCAGACTCAGCAACAGAGACGCACGCGGGAGGCGAAGGTCTCCGAGGATGGGAAATACAGTTACGGAGACAAGGATCTGCAGATCCTCCCAGGGTTGGATGCCAAAGTGTATAActga